Proteins from one Malaya genurostris strain Urasoe2022 chromosome 2, Malgen_1.1, whole genome shotgun sequence genomic window:
- the LOC131428821 gene encoding uncharacterized protein LOC131428821, with translation MALVRTPLVQVLEDCKKNKEEDEHLQTEIDSDDEDAESNPLSLLIYKRGQVKAKLTRVRSSLRVDRSQLTLPRLQVMERNLLTYYDEYSRYHNEILDYVDRRGRKAHEIKYQEFEDLYTETLVSIQTLKTIPTAPDSIPLLNRGSERVIIQQQSLKAPLPVFDGRYENWPKFKSMFTDLMKHSNDSDAMKLYHLEKSLVGSAAGVIDVKTINDNNYQRAWKLLEDRFENKRSIIDTHIRGLFKLKKMNKESHIQLRDLIEECCRHVDNLDFMEQKVEGISELMIVNLLSDALDTETKKQWEATLEYGELPTYKGTVEFLKKRCQILERCVSSETAGLSQQKSVKQSSNSKGSFDKNLAKVHAAATQPETEGYSCHLCNKTHPTFRCEEFRALTIDERLAKVKELRVCFNCLRKGHRLTECKSKKSCMICKSRHNTLLHPDDKANQNLTGSLSHPEVSLDRKAKEMQSSKETTATGSSNPRESTVCSSSMPQSASQVLLMTSVVLVVDKHQRVHPCRAFIDPGSMSHMVSQRMAKLLDLPTKPSFVTVTGINGQRSTANKRMTVEFKSRVSEFHTKINCLVLPKVTSPLPLTNINISSWGIPPNFELADPEFHRTNEVDLLIGCGMFWQLLLPGMLKLADELPELHNSKLGWIVTGEYLERDKYSETAVVHSNAAVVSSLDALVRRFWEIEEITGESSATKAEQFCEDHFQMTHRRDVNGRYVVSLPFKENINELGNSRGMAIKRFFMLEKRLNRCQDLRKQYVEFMEEYQRLGHCKEIDESKYSNDLQTYYLPHHAVLRPN, from the coding sequence atggcgctcGTGCGCACACCGCTAGTGCAGGTGCTAGAAGACTGCAAAAAGAATAAAGAAGAAGATGAACACCTTCAAACAGAAATAGACAGTGATGATGAAGATGCTGAAAGCAATCCGCTAAGTTTGCTAATTTACAAGCGAGGACAAGTGAAGGCGAAATTGACCCGCGTTCGCAGCTCCCTCCGTGTGGATAGGAGCCAGTTGACGCTACCACGACTGCAAGTGATGGAACGGAATCTGCTCACGTATTATGACGAGTATTCAAGGTATCACAACGAGATTTTGGACTACGTCGACAGAAGAGGTAGGAAAGCTCATGAAATTAAATACCAGGAGTTTGAAGATCTCTATACCGAGACGTTAGTTAGTATACAAACTTTGAAGACTATCCCTACAGCCCCTGACTCAATTCCTTTGCTTAATCGTGGGTCAGAGAGAGTCATTATCCAGCAGCAGTCTCTAAAAGCGCCCCTCCCAGTCTTTGACGGACGTTATGAAAACTGGCCCAAGTTCAAGTCCATGTTTACTGACCTCATGAAGCACTCCAATGATTCTGATGCTATGAAATTGTATCATTTGGAGAAGTCGCTTGTAGGGTCAGCAGCAGGGGTAATCGACGTCAAGACGATAAATGATAACAACTACCAACGAGCGTGGAAGTTACTCGAGGATCGGTTCGAGAACAAGCGGAGTATTATCGATACTCACATTCGTGGGCTCTTCAAGCTGAAGAAAATGAATAAAGAGTCCCACATTCAACTACGTGACTTAATAGAAGAGTGCTGTCGTCATGTTGACAATCTAGATTTCATGGAGCAAAAGGTAGAGGGAATTTCAGAGCTAATGATTGTCAATCTGTTGTCTGATGCATTGGATACTGAGACGAAAAAACAATGGGAGGCTACATTGGAGTATGGTGAGCTCCCTACGTACAAGGGAACAGTCGAGTTTCTGAAAAAGCGATGTCAGATTCTCGAACGGTGTGTTTCGTCCGAAACAGCAGGATTATCGCAACAAAAAAGCGTCAAACAGTCAAGCAATAGCAAGggttctttcgataaaaacttgGCAAAGGTACATGCGGCCGCCACGCAACCAGAAACAGAAGGATATTCGTGTCATCTGTGCAACAAAACACATCCGACATTCAGATGTGAAGAGTTTCGTGCTTTAACAATAGACGAACGCTTAGCAAAGGTAAAGGAGTTGAGGGTCTGCTTCAACTGCCTTCGCAAGGGCCATCGGCTAACAGAATGCAAATCAAAGAAGAGCTGCATGATCTGCAAATCAAGACACAATACATTGCTTCATCCTGATGATAAAGCAAATCAAAATCTGACGGGAAGCCTATCGCACCCAGAAGTTTCTTTGGATAGAAAAGCAAAGGAGATGCAGTCATCAAAAGAAACGACTGCAACAGGTAGTTCCAACCCGAGAGAATCCACTGTGTGCTCCTCCAGCATGCCACAGAGTGCGAGTCAAGTCCTGTTGATGACTTCAGTAGTGCTTGTGGTCGATAAACATCAAAGGGTACATCCATGTCGAGCGTTCATCGATCCCGGATCGATGTCACACATGGTGTCACAGCGAATGGCAAAGTTATTAGATCTTCCAACGAAGCCTAGCTTTGTCACAGTAACCGGAATCAATGGACAACGGTCTACAGCAAACAAGCGAATGACCGTTGAATTCAAGTCAAGAGTGTCTGAATTCCATACAAAAATCAACTGTCTAGTGCTCCCGAAAGTGACAAGTCCGCTTCCATTAACCAACATTAACATATCATCTTGGGGAATACCACCGAATTTCGAGCTTGCGGATCCAGAATTTCATCGTACGAACGAAGTTGATCTACTAATTGGTTGCGGAATGTTTTGGCAGCTTCTTCTACCAGGAATGTTGAAGCTTGCAGACGAGTTACCAGAGCTTCACAACTCGAAGCTTGGGTGGATCGTGACCGGTGAATATCTCGAAAGGGATAAATATTCGGAAACAGCAGTAGTGCATTCTAATGCAGCAGTTGTATCATCTCTTGATGCTTTAGTTAGACGTTTTTGGGAGATAGAAGAGATTACTGGCGAGTCCTCTGCCACTAAAGCAGAGCAGTTTTGTGAGGATCATTTCCAGATGACCCACCGACGAGATGTCAACGGACGGTACGTAGTTTCACTCCCATTCAAGGAAAATATAAATGAGTTGGGGAATTCGAGAGGTATGGCGATCAAACGATTTTTTATGTTAGAGAAACGGCTAAATAGATGTCAAGACCTACGCAAGCAATACGTTGAGTTTATGGAGGAATATCAGAGACTGGGACACTGCAAAGAGATTGACgagtcaaaatattcaaatgatttGCAGACATACTACCTGCCACAtcatgcagttttgagaccAAACTAA